A window of the Harmonia axyridis chromosome 5, icHarAxyr1.1, whole genome shotgun sequence genome harbors these coding sequences:
- the LOC123680208 gene encoding uncharacterized protein LOC123680208: MAVEYLGVRITSNQDRNRETREQTSKAARISGALRDIIWNNRHMRMETKIRIYKSVIRPIMTYGIETRADNQVTKNALRTAEMKILRNALGFTLRDRKRNEEIRNICGVQDIVRWGRNRRRLWNSHVDRMNEERIAKIARDGTPGTRRPIGRPPKRWRDSWTSISQEG; this comes from the coding sequence ATGGCAGTCGAATACTTGGGAGTACGAATAACATCCAACCAGGACAGAAACAGGGAAACTAGAGAACAGACCAGCAAGGCGGCAAGGATATCGGGTGCACTAAGAGATATCATATGGAATAACAGGCACATGCGTATGGAAACTAAAATTAGAATATATAAAAGTGTTATAAGACCAATAATGACATACGGGATAGAAACAAGAGCTGACAATCAAGTGACCAAGAACGCACTTCGAACAGCCGAGATGAAAATACTGAGAAACGCCCTGGGGTTCACCCTACGAGACAGAAAGAGAAATGAAGAGATTCGGAACATATGCGGAGTCCAAGATATAGTACGTTGGGGTCGAAACAGAAGGAGACTATGGAATTCCCACGTGGACAGGATGAACGAGGAAAGAATCGCGAAGATTGCGAGGGACGGAACACCAGGAACAAGACGACCGATAGGAAGACCTCCAAAAAGATGGAGAGATTCGTGGACGTCGATTTCGCAGGAAGGTTAA